One Perca flavescens isolate YP-PL-M2 chromosome 9, PFLA_1.0, whole genome shotgun sequence genomic window carries:
- the LOC114561301 gene encoding cytochrome P450 2J2 — protein sequence MIFHALFEYMDFTGCLLLSFVVLLLTHVVRNWRPHSFPPGPWAVPFLGNVFTGVDFKTLEKLSQEYGPVFSLRKGSERVVFVSGYKMVKEALVNQLDSFPDRPIVPLFHVVFNGLGLFLSNGYLWKNQRKFANTHLRYFEGQRSLEKYIQEENNFLCEAFKEEQGKPFNPHYIIKNGVSNIISSVLFGHRFEYSDQSFRKFLELDNEIFVLSGSAQTQLYDAFPGLMKYLPGPHQTVHANYKEIMSFLKKEVEQHQEEWNPDDPRDYIDAYLSEMKKKKEDPHAGFNIESMLVGIVEMLEAGTETPSTTLRWALVYMMHYPEIQEKVQAEIDRVIGQSRQPTMADRPNMPYTDAVIHEIQRIGASVPLGFPKMGRKDATLGGYLIPKGTAVFTILASVLFDKNEWVTPGIFNPEHFLDSEGQFRKRDAFLPFSAGKRMCLGEHVARMELFLFFTSLFQRFTFSPVPGEMPSLEGVMGVTHSPQEFRVLAMPR from the exons ATGATTTTTCATGCACTTTTTGAATATATGGACTTTACTGGTTGTCTGTTGTTGAGCTTTGTAGTGTTACTCCTGACACATGTTGTCAGAAACTGGAGGCCACACAGCTTTCCACCTGGACCCTGGGCTGTGCCTTTTCTTGGAAATGTCTTCACAGGAGTTGATttcaaaacattggaaaag cttTCTCAGGAGTACGGTCCAGTGTTCAGCCTGAGGAAAGGCAGTGAAAGGGTGGTGTTTGTTTCAGGATACAAGATGGTCAAAGAGGCTCTTGTTAACCAGCTAGACAGCTTTCCTGATCGACCTATTGTCCCTCTCTTCCATGTTGTCTTCAATGGGCTTG GTTTATTTTTGAGCAATGGTTACCTGTGGAAGAATCAGAGGAAGTTTGCCAACACTCACCTGCGTTACTTTGAGGGCCAGAGGTCACTGGAAAAATACATTCAAGAGGAAAACAACTTCCTCTGTGAAGCCTTTAAAGAGGAACAAGGCAA ACCATTCAACCCCCACTACATCATAAAAAATGGAGTGAGTAACATCATCTCGTCTGTGCTCTTCGGACATCGCTTTGAATACAGTGATCAAAGCTTTCGGAAGTTTCTAGAGTTGGACAACGAGATCTTTGTGCTCTCTGGCTCTGCTCAGACTCAG CTGTATGATGCCTTCCCGGGCTTAATGAAGTACCTGCCtggacctcaccagactgtacATGCCAACTATAAGGAGATCATGAGTTTCCTGAAAAAGGAAGTAGAGCAGCACCAGGAGGAGTGGAACCCTGATGACCCTCGTGATTATATTGATGCATACCTGTCAGAAATGAAGAAG AAAAAAGAGGATCCCCATGCTGGCTTCAACATTGAATCCATGCTCGTAGGCATCGTCGAAATGCTGGAGGCTGGTACAGAAACTCCTTCCACCACTTTACGCTGGGCCCTCGTATACATGATGCACTACCCAGAAATACAGG AAAAAGTCCAGGCAGAGATAGACAGAGTAATCGGACAGTCTCGTCAGCCCACCATGGCCGACAGACCCAACATGCCTTACACTGACGCCGTCATCCATGAGATTCAAAGGATTGGAGCTAGTGTTCCCCTGGGGTTCCCCAAAATGGGCAGGAAAGATGCTACACTTGGAGGATACTTAATACCCAAA GGCACAGCTGTATTTACAATCCTTGCATCTGTGCTGTTTGACAAGAATGAGTGGGTGACCCCAGGTATCTTCAATCCGGAGCATTTCTTGGATTCAGAGGGCCAGTTCCGCAAAAGAGACGCCTTCTTACCGTTTTCAGCAG GTAAACGTATGTGTTTAGGGGAGCACGTGGCCAGAATGGAgctgtttcttttctttacatCTCTCTTCCAACGCTTCACCTTCTCTCCTGTTCCTGGAGAAATGCCCAGCTTGGAAGGAGTAATGGGCGTGACCCATTCCCCTCAGGAGTTCAGGGTGCTAGCTATGCCTCGCTGA